In one window of Miscanthus floridulus cultivar M001 chromosome 12, ASM1932011v1, whole genome shotgun sequence DNA:
- the LOC136497604 gene encoding anthocyanidin reductase ((2S)-flavan-3-ol-forming)-like: MAGDMSSSAGDSNKKKTACVTGGSGYIGSALIKLLLEEGYAVKTTVRNPDDMEKNSHIKGLQQLGPLTVFRADMDEEGSFDDAVAGCDYVFLVAAPLNFEAQDPEKEQIEPAVRGTLNAMRSCVKAGTVRRVILTSSVAAVINIRPDLQGDGHGHVLDEDSWSDVEYLRANKPPIWAHCVSKVLLEKEASRFAEEHGISLVTVLPVIVVGAAPAPKARSSIVDCLSLLSGDEAGLAMLKGIQKSFGEVQLVHVDDLCRAELFLAEAAAANGRYICSSLNPTLVELARFLAQKYPQYGVKTNFDDDEERPRVGVSSEKLVREGFQYRHNTLDEIYDNVVEYGKALGILPY; this comes from the exons ATGGCCGGCGATATGTCGTCGTCCGCGGGCGACAGCAACAAGAAGAAGACGGCGTGCGTGACTGGAGGGAGCGGGTACATCGGCTCCGCACTCATCAAGTTGCTGCTGGAGGAGGGCTATGCCGTGAAGACGACGGTCAGGAACCCTG ATGACATGGAGAAGAACTCCCACATCAAGGGCTTGCAGCAGCTTGGACCGCTGACGGTCTTCCGCGCTGACATGGACGAAGAAGGCAGCTTCGACGACGCCGTCGCCGGCTGCGATTACGTCTTCCTCGTCGCCGCCCCGCTGAACTTCGAGGCACAGGATCCAGAG AAAGAGCAGATCGAGCCGGCCGTCCGAGGAACGCTGAACGCAATGAGGTCGTGCGTGAAGGCCGGGACGGTGCGGCGAGTGATCCTGACCTCGTCGGTGGCCGCAGTAATCAACATCAGGCCGGACCTGCAAGGCGACGGGCATGGGCATGTGCTGGACGAGGACTCCTGGTCCGACGTCGAGTACCTCAGAGCCAACAAGCCACCAATCTGG GCACACTGCGTGTCCAAGGTGCTCCTGGAGAAGGAAGCGAGCAGGTTCGCGGAGGAGCACGGCATCAGCCTGGTCACCGTCCTTCCGGTCATCGTCGTGGGCGCGGCGCCGGCACCCAAGGCCCGCTCGAGCATCGTCGACTGCCTCTCCTTGCTGTCCG GCGACGAGGCAGGGCTCGCCATGCTCAAAGGCATCCAGAAGTCCTTCGGCGAGGTGCAGCTGGTCCACGTCGACGACCTCTGCCGCGCCGAGCTGTTCCtcgcagaggcggcggcggccaatGGGAGGTACATTTGCAGCAGCCTCAACCCGACCCTCGTCGAGCTCGCGCGTTTCCTGGCACAGAAGTACCCGCAGTACGGCGTGAAAACAAATTT CGACGACGATGAGGAGAGGCCGAGAGTGGGCGTGTCGTCGGAGAAGCTGGTCCGGGAAGGGTTTCAGTACAGGCACAACACCCTGGATGAGATATACGACAACGTGGTCGAGTACGGCAAGGCATTAGGAATTCTGCCCTACTGA